The following are encoded in a window of Athene noctua chromosome 29, bAthNoc1.hap1.1, whole genome shotgun sequence genomic DNA:
- the JTB gene encoding protein JTB produces MGPRGPAGPRCCGLCAVLVALMCGLRPAAAAMVASDERRSASPVAVTPCWRVEDFVVAQECARCSSFQAKTIPECNPTGFIEKINCATSKRDEFKSCRSAVMEAHVFWRFVGTMMCVAAVFAVLVVCRQRVLDRKALEKVRKQIESI; encoded by the exons ATGGGGCCCCgtggccccgccgggccgcgctgcTGCGGCCTCTGCGCCGTCCTGGTCGCCCTGATGTGCGGCCTGCG gccggcggcggcggcgatggtGGCGAGCGACGAGAGGCGCTCGG CGAGCCCGGTGGCCGTCACGCCGTGCTGGCGGGTGGAGGATTTCGTGGTGGCCCAGGAGTGCGCCCGCTGCTCCAGCTTCCAGGCG AAGACAATACCGGAGTGTAACCCCACGGGCTTCATTGAGAAGATCAATTGTGCCACCTCCAAGAGGGATGAGTTCAAGAG CTGTCGCTCCGCGGTGATGGAGGCGCACGTTTTCTGGAGGTTCGTGGGCACCATGATGTGCGTGGCCGCCGTCTTCGCGGTGCTGGTGGTGTGTCGCCAGCGCGTGCTGGACAGGAAGGCCCTGGAGAAGGTCCGTAAGCAGATCGAGTCCATTTAG
- the RAB13 gene encoding ras-related protein Rab-13, translated as MAKAYDHLFKLLLIGDSGVGKTCLIIRFAEDNFTSTYISTIGIDFKIRTVDIDGKKIKLQVWDTAGQERFKTITTAYYRGAVGIILVYDITDEKSFENIQNWMKSIKENASAGVERLLIGNKCDMEGKRKVQRDAAEKLAKEHGIRFFETSAKSSVNVEEAFSTLARDILQKSSRKAAPSSSRPLLEPTPPRKAGGKCSLV; from the exons atGGCCAAGGCCTACGACCACCTCTTCAAGCTGCTGCTGATCGGGGACAGCGGCGTGGGCAAGACCTGCCTCATCATCCGCTTCGCCGAGGACAACTTCACCAGCACCTACATCTCCACCATCG GCATCGACTTCAAAATCCGGACGGTGGATATCGATGGGAAGAAGATCAAGCTGCAAGTCTG ggACACAGCGGGACAAGAGCGCTTCAAAACCATCACCACAGCCTATTACCGCGGAGCCGTG GGCATCATCCTGGTGTACGACATCACCGACGAGAAATCCTTCGAGAATATCCAAAACTGGATGAAAAGCATCAAGGAG AACGCCTCCGCTGGGGTCGAGCGTCTCCTCATCGGCAACAAGTGTGACATGGAGGGCAAGCGCAAAGTGCAGCGGGATGCGGCCGAGAAG CTGGCGAAGGAGCACGGGATCCGCTTCTTCGAGACCAGCGCCAAGTCCAGCGTGAACGtggaggag GCCTTCAGCACGCTGGCGCGGGACATCCTGCAAAAATCCTCCCGGAAAGCG gcccccagcagcagccggcCCCTGCTGGAGCCCACCCCCCCGAGGAAGGCCGGGGGTAAATGCTCTCTCGTGTAG
- the RPS27 gene encoding small ribosomal subunit protein eS27: MPLAKDLLHPSPEEEKRKHKKKRLVQSPNSYFMDVKCPGCYKITTVFSHAQTVVLCVGCSTVLCQPTGGKARLTEGCSFRRKQH; encoded by the exons ATGCCT CTGGCGAAGGACTTGCTGCacccttcccctgaggaggagaagaggaagcaCAAGAAGAAGCGGCTGGTGCAGAGCCCCAACTCCTACTTCATGGACGTCAAGTGCCCGG GTTGTTACAAGATCACGACGGTGTTTAGCCACGCTCAGACCGTCGTGTTGTGCGTGGGCTGCTCGACCGTGTTGTGCCAGCCCACGGGGGGCAAGGCGAGGCTGACAGAAG gctgctctTTCAGACGAAAGCAGCATTAA
- the ECM1 gene encoding extracellular matrix protein 1, with amino-acid sequence MAAFGLLLLLLLGAAVVAPVRPQRAAQERVVLQHPHIEQLLQEEQDPPPPPAIPAAAGATAAPPGRLNTLTGFPPPWPVAAAVTRHCRHPPGPPPTLQLPPSGFAHLRRQAAALDALRPRLGACCRHHEPLPCARRAWTEVLDDFCAREFGVKTRQFHCCRRHDAAARRRCFAQGPPAEAVVARDPPAEPPFPPGEPTAANMANICGLRGLRPGPPGPGGPSGPRVRFRLRLERDYGRCCRNGGLACAHHAWQKGLQRFCREESAVKTRQHRCCQPGGAPARSRCFAAAAPHPAYDRELHNVSLARAGPALLRTLCGPTRLFTKRRPVPELLGAVTATCCPLPPEEQSTCAQEQLSQGIATLCDTSRDTWRDPQGCCSRGGPERRRCFDTTYLAQVTLGAAVAPPAPDHDE; translated from the exons ATGGCCGCCttcggcctcctcctcctcctcctcctcggcgctGCTG TGGTGGCCCCGGTGCGACCCCAACGTGCGGCGCAGGAGCGGGTGGTCCTGCAGCACCCCCACATCGAACAGC tgctgcaggaggagcaggaccccccgccgccccccgccatcccggcggcggcgggcgccacCGCGGCCCCCCCAGGCCGGCTCAACACCCTGACGGGCTTCCCCCCGCCCTGGCCGGTGGCCGCCGCCGTCACCCGTCACTGCCGCCACCCGCCGGGGCCCCCCCCGACCCTCCAGTTGCCCCCCAGCGGCTTCGCCCACCTGCGGCGACAAGCGGCCGCGCTCGACGCCCTCCGGCCCCGCCTCGGCGCCTGCTGCCGCCACCACGAGCCGCTGCCCTGCGCCCGCCGCGCC TGGACGGAGGTGCTGGATGATTTCTGCGCCCGTGAATTCGGGGTGAAGACGCGGCAGTTCCACTGCTGCCGCCGCCACGACGCTGCCGCCCGACGTCGCTGCTTCGCCCAGGGCCCCCCCGCCGAGGCCGTCGTcgcccgggacccccccgccgagCCGCCCTTTCCCCCCGGCGAGCCCACCGCCGCCAACATGGCCAATATCTGCGGGCTACGGGGgctgcgccccggcccccccgggcccggcggccccTCCGGCCCCCGCGTCCGCTTCCGCCTGCGCCTGGAGCGCGACTACGGGCGCTGCTGCCGCAACGGGGGCTTGGCCTGCGCCCACCACGCC TGGCAGAAGGGGCTGCAGCGGTTCTGCCGGGAGGAGTCTGCGGTGAAGACGAGGCAGCACCGGTGCTGccagcccgggggggcccccgcccgcagccgctgcttcgccgccgccgccccccacccGGCCTACGACCGGGAGCTGCACAACGTCAGCCTGGCCCGGGCGGGCCCCGCGCTGCTCCGCACCCTCTGCGGGCCCACCCGCCTCTTCACCAAGAG GCGGCCGGTGCCGGAGCTGCTGGGGGCCGTGACGGCCACGTGCTGCCCGCTGCCCCCCGAGGAACAAAGCACCTGCGCCCAGGAGCAG CTCTCCCAAGGCATCGCCACCCTCTGTGACACCTCACGGGACACCTGGCGCGacccccagggctgctgctcgCGGGGGGGCCCCGAGCGGCGCCGCTGCTTCGACACCACGTACCTGGCCCAGGTGaccctgggggctgctgtggcccccccagcccctgaccATGACGagtaa